The following nucleotide sequence is from uncultured Draconibacterium sp..
GATGCTGCGATGGGAAAGAGAAACTTTCTTAAAGCGGTTTTTAGTGCCTCGCTCAAGAAAATTAAAGTGGAATATCACGCGTAGCATCATGGTTCAAAAATACAGTGTTAGTTAACGTTTGTCAAAAATAGTGTAGCGTACTTATCAGCATTTTATTAACACAGCCAAAATACTAATCTAGTCGTTTTATATCTATCCCGTAGATTTCCTTAAACGATTGAAAGGCTCTTTCATCTTCCGATTTCCGGGCTTTAAATATCAGCCTGCAGCTTTCCTGAAAATCGGTGCTTACAATATCTAAGTTATCCTGTTTTAGTTTATTCATGACGGTGTTCAGCATGGCGTATTCAAATTTTAGTTCATACTGAATTTCAATGAGTTTTGATAAAATTTCGGCATTGTTCAGTGCCTCAACTGTCGCCTGCCGATAGGCATTGATAAGGCCGCTTACGCCAAGTAACGTTCCTCCAAAATAACGAACTACCACCACCAGAATATTGGTTACTTCGTAGCTTTGTAATTGCCCTAAAATGGGCTTCCCGGCTGTTGATGAAGGTTCTCCATCGTCGTTGGCCCGGGTGCGTATTTCTTCTGTTCCCAGTCGCCAGGCATAACAGTGATGACGCGCACTGTGGTGCTCTTTTTTTAATGCAGCAACCAGGTCTTTTACTTCTTCTTCATCTTTTAACGGGTAGGCATAGGAGTAAAATTTGCTGCCTTTGTCTTTAAAGTAGCCGGTACTTGGTGTTTCTATGGTTTTATATTGATCGTCCATTATAACAGGAAATATAAACTGATAAGTGCTAAAACAACGCCAACAAAGTTAATTTTATTCAGGCGTTCTTTAAAAAGTAAGGTGCCTAATATAGCTGTAAATGCTACAATTGCCATATTATTCAAGGCGAAAACAAGCGAACTTTCCAATCCCGAATTATTCAATGCTTTTATAATAAAATACAGCGAACCAAAATTCACTACTCCCAAAAGAGTTCCGAATATCAGTGTTGCCGGATTTAGGCG
It contains:
- a CDS encoding YigZ family protein; its protein translation is MDDQYKTIETPSTGYFKDKGSKFYSYAYPLKDEEEVKDLVAALKKEHHSARHHCYAWRLGTEEIRTRANDDGEPSSTAGKPILGQLQSYEVTNILVVVVRYFGGTLLGVSGLINAYRQATVEALNNAEILSKLIEIQYELKFEYAMLNTVMNKLKQDNLDIVSTDFQESCRLIFKARKSEDERAFQSFKEIYGIDIKRLD